The Bacteriovorax sp. PP10 genome has a window encoding:
- a CDS encoding DOMON domain-containing protein, translated as MAKFTLIPYDLSSPPHITIETELNTTESSIFISYKVCGELATIDLGEGHPNHARVMKLWEKSCFELFIKTKEDSYIEFNFSPEFEWNCFYFTKKGDALAEYARMDSVKFDILLSLDVFHLIVEIDKKKFPDGFFQGPLQAGITSVIKEKNGKISYWALSHEDIKPNFHHFDSFKYKF; from the coding sequence ATGGCGAAATTTACACTTATACCCTACGACTTATCCTCACCTCCTCACATTACGATTGAGACGGAACTCAATACGACAGAGAGTTCGATCTTTATCAGTTATAAGGTGTGTGGGGAGCTCGCTACGATTGATTTAGGAGAAGGACATCCTAATCATGCCCGTGTGATGAAACTGTGGGAGAAGTCTTGTTTTGAGCTTTTTATAAAGACCAAAGAAGATAGCTATATAGAGTTTAATTTTTCGCCAGAATTTGAGTGGAATTGTTTTTATTTTACCAAGAAGGGAGACGCGCTTGCTGAGTACGCAAGAATGGATTCAGTGAAGTTTGATATTTTATTAAGTCTGGATGTTTTTCATTTGATCGTTGAGATAGATAAGAAGAAATTCCCGGATGGGTTTTTCCAAGGGCCATTGCAAGCTGGAATTACCAGTGTAATAAAAGAGAAAAACGGAAAGATCAGTTATTGGGCCTTATCTCACGAAGATATAAAGCCCAACTTCCATCATTTTGATTCGTTTAAATATAAGTTTTAA
- a CDS encoding exodeoxyribonuclease III: MHIVTWNINGLRAVAQKGFAEWFTIHSPDIIALQEIKASKENVAHLLEQWAPHYEVHLNPAVRPGYSGTALMIKKGSPAPLKITVGIGIEEFDVEGRFIAAEYEDFHLLSGYFPNGKDDHSRVDYKLRFSREVFKLAKELSKKKGVLITGDLNTAHHEIDIARPKTNINSTGFLPHERAFLTEMVDAGFYDAFRVQFPDKKDEYTWWTYRGGCREKNIGWRLDYFFIDENIKKRMKSVKHLQQVLGSDHCPVEIVF, from the coding sequence GTGCATATTGTTACATGGAATATCAACGGCCTTCGGGCCGTAGCTCAAAAAGGCTTTGCAGAATGGTTCACTATACATTCGCCAGACATAATCGCCTTGCAGGAAATAAAGGCCTCTAAGGAAAATGTTGCCCACTTATTAGAGCAATGGGCGCCTCATTATGAAGTGCATTTGAATCCTGCTGTTCGCCCTGGATACTCTGGAACGGCCCTTATGATTAAAAAAGGATCACCTGCTCCACTGAAAATTACTGTTGGAATCGGCATTGAAGAGTTTGATGTTGAAGGAAGATTCATCGCTGCTGAGTATGAAGATTTTCATTTGCTCTCAGGGTATTTTCCCAATGGAAAAGATGATCACTCACGCGTGGATTATAAACTGCGTTTTTCTCGCGAAGTGTTTAAATTAGCAAAAGAGCTTTCGAAGAAAAAGGGCGTCTTGATTACGGGTGATTTAAATACTGCTCATCATGAGATCGATATTGCTCGTCCGAAAACGAATATCAACAGCACGGGATTTCTTCCTCACGAGAGGGCGTTTTTAACTGAGATGGTTGATGCCGGCTTTTATGATGCTTTCAGAGTTCAGTTTCCGGATAAAAAAGATGAATATACGTGGTGGACTTATAGAGGTGGATGCCGCGAAAAAAATATTGGGTGGCGTCTGGACTACTTCTTTATAGATGAGAATATTAAGAAGCGCATGAAGTCGGTGAAACACCTTCAACAAGTGCTGGGAAGTGACCACTGTCCGGTTGAAATAGTCTTCTAA
- a CDS encoding helix-turn-helix domain-containing protein produces the protein MRSFKNIAALIRTKRINHPKSYSQSDLSLLLGYKNGQFISNVERGLCNVPLKMMKKISEVLDISAEEIKTSILKDHEETLTNYFNKSATSKKAPTRELENVDVL, from the coding sequence ATGAGATCATTTAAAAATATCGCTGCTCTAATCAGAACTAAACGAATTAACCACCCAAAAAGTTATTCGCAATCAGATCTGTCATTACTGTTAGGATACAAAAATGGCCAGTTCATTTCTAACGTAGAGCGCGGACTATGCAACGTTCCATTAAAAATGATGAAGAAGATTTCTGAAGTTCTAGACATCTCTGCTGAAGAAATTAAAACTTCGATCTTAAAAGATCATGAAGAAACTTTAACGAACTACTTCAACAAGTCAGCGACGAGCAAAAAAGCTCCAACTCGCGAACTAGAAAACGTAGACGTTCTTTAA
- a CDS encoding malate dehydrogenase, whose amino-acid sequence MSAKNRVKVAVTGAAGQIGYALLFRIASGQMFGPETEVELQLIELEQALGALKGVAMELDDCAFPMLKKITCTSDYAVGFKDVNWAILVGSVPRKDGMERADLLKINGGIFTTQGQAIAANAAKDVRVFVVGNPCNTNALICMNAAKGVPSDRFYAMTMLDENRAKTQLAQKAGVDVTAVSNMTIWGNHSATQYPDFYSAKINGKPASEVITDTEWLKGTFIETVQKRGAAIIKARGLSSAASAANAVVDGIFNLTHDTKNGDNFSMCLASNGEYGVDKGLIFSFPCTTVGGKLKIVEGVKLNDFSTEKFNVTLNELRSERDAVKELGLI is encoded by the coding sequence ATGAGCGCAAAAAATCGCGTAAAAGTAGCTGTCACGGGCGCAGCAGGACAAATTGGTTATGCACTTCTTTTTAGAATTGCTTCAGGACAAATGTTTGGGCCGGAAACTGAAGTTGAACTTCAACTGATCGAACTAGAGCAAGCTCTTGGTGCACTTAAAGGTGTAGCAATGGAACTAGACGACTGTGCTTTCCCAATGCTTAAAAAAATCACTTGTACATCTGACTACGCAGTTGGATTCAAAGATGTTAACTGGGCCATCCTAGTTGGATCTGTTCCAAGAAAAGACGGAATGGAGAGAGCTGATCTACTAAAGATCAACGGTGGAATTTTCACAACTCAAGGACAAGCGATTGCTGCTAACGCTGCAAAAGACGTTCGCGTTTTCGTAGTTGGAAATCCATGTAACACGAATGCTTTAATCTGTATGAATGCTGCTAAAGGTGTTCCTTCTGACAGATTCTATGCAATGACGATGCTTGATGAAAACAGAGCTAAAACTCAACTTGCTCAAAAAGCTGGTGTTGATGTGACAGCTGTATCAAACATGACTATCTGGGGTAACCACTCTGCAACTCAGTACCCTGATTTCTACTCAGCGAAAATCAACGGTAAACCAGCTTCAGAAGTTATTACTGACACTGAATGGTTAAAAGGAACTTTCATTGAAACTGTTCAAAAGCGTGGAGCTGCAATCATTAAAGCTCGCGGATTATCTTCTGCTGCTTCAGCTGCAAACGCTGTTGTAGATGGAATTTTCAATCTTACTCACGACACTAAAAACGGTGACAACTTCTCAATGTGTTTAGCTTCTAACGGAGAGTACGGCGTAGATAAGGGATTAATTTTCTCTTTCCCATGCACAACTGTTGGTGGAAAACTAAAAATCGTTGAAGGTGTAAAACTCAATGACTTCAGCACAGAAAAATTCAATGTAACATTGAATGAATTACGTTCTGAAAGAGACGCAGTAAAAGAATTAGGATTAATCTAA
- a CDS encoding Crp/Fnr family transcriptional regulator — translation MNPESEGTTKISLKKDEILFLAEENEKDLFVIEQGEVMVFVQKGSQIIPVAYLGAGEYIGELTFFDEGKRSASIICTKDTDFIKISVDELHTHCPAWMKTIGMQLTRKIREGDELIRSKGIRKKNVEGIKPLSMEEQSHCFKLVDHKKRNMSS, via the coding sequence ATGAATCCAGAGTCAGAAGGCACTACTAAGATCTCTTTAAAAAAAGACGAGATCCTTTTTCTCGCAGAAGAAAACGAAAAAGACCTCTTTGTGATCGAACAAGGTGAAGTCATGGTCTTCGTTCAAAAAGGCTCGCAAATCATCCCTGTGGCCTATCTGGGGGCCGGAGAATACATAGGAGAGCTGACGTTCTTTGACGAAGGTAAAAGAAGTGCCAGTATCATTTGTACAAAGGATACCGATTTTATCAAAATCTCTGTGGATGAGTTACATACTCACTGTCCGGCCTGGATGAAAACTATTGGAATGCAGTTGACTAGAAAGATTCGAGAAGGCGACGAACTAATAAGGTCAAAAGGGATCCGTAAAAAAAATGTAGAGGGCATTAAACCCCTATCAATGGAAGAGCAAAGTCATTGTTTTAAGTTGGTCGATCATAAAAAGCGTAACATGTCTTCGTGA
- a CDS encoding peptidase U32 family protein, translating into MTTKIWTPELLSPAGSLEKLKVAVLYGADAVYLGGQKFGLRQASDNFTAHELKEGVEFAHAHGSLVYVVLNSFLHDKDLEELPEFLTLLSDLKVDAVIVSDLGVITEIQKHSNLVVHLSTQASCLNVESAKLWKKMGVTRIVLGREVTIAEAKKIKQETGLEIEMFVHGSMCMAFSGNCVISNYTQGRDSNRGGCAHSCRFEYSIDFDKEKNEEAKKAYFMSSKDLEGIRLLTEFIEAGIDSLKVEGRNKSHYYAGTVSKVYSQALAYYKEHGNFLSDDLIRWEEELRKISHRDYTTGSLDQHADESSIYNQRESDDNEYVVSGVILEVKENEHILLEVRSAFHPGETLEIMPFKGRVISHTVNTVKTIADVDVPKSKPGSVVKVPYVAGAEQFNIIRKRVMMEAQV; encoded by the coding sequence ATGACCACTAAGATTTGGACCCCAGAACTTTTATCGCCTGCCGGAAGCTTGGAAAAGCTGAAAGTCGCCGTGCTTTACGGAGCTGATGCCGTCTATCTTGGCGGACAAAAATTCGGACTTCGTCAGGCCTCAGATAATTTTACAGCACACGAACTGAAAGAAGGTGTTGAGTTTGCTCACGCTCATGGAAGTTTAGTTTATGTTGTTCTTAATAGTTTTCTTCACGACAAAGATCTTGAAGAGCTACCGGAGTTTTTAACTCTTCTATCAGATTTAAAAGTGGATGCCGTGATCGTTTCTGATTTAGGTGTCATTACTGAGATTCAAAAACATTCTAATTTAGTCGTGCATTTATCAACTCAAGCAAGCTGCTTAAACGTTGAGTCCGCAAAACTGTGGAAAAAAATGGGTGTCACTAGAATCGTTCTTGGACGTGAAGTGACAATCGCTGAGGCCAAAAAAATTAAACAAGAGACAGGTTTAGAAATTGAAATGTTCGTACACGGATCAATGTGTATGGCGTTCTCTGGAAACTGTGTGATCTCGAACTATACTCAAGGCCGTGACTCAAACAGAGGTGGATGCGCGCATTCATGTCGTTTTGAATACAGTATTGATTTTGATAAAGAAAAAAATGAAGAAGCTAAAAAGGCTTACTTCATGTCTTCAAAAGACTTAGAAGGAATCCGTCTTCTGACTGAATTCATCGAAGCTGGAATTGATTCATTGAAAGTAGAAGGACGAAATAAAAGTCACTACTACGCAGGAACAGTTTCAAAAGTTTACTCACAAGCTCTTGCTTACTATAAAGAACACGGAAACTTCTTGTCTGACGATTTAATCCGTTGGGAAGAAGAACTAAGAAAGATCTCTCACAGAGACTACACGACTGGAAGCTTAGATCAGCACGCTGATGAGTCTTCAATTTATAATCAACGTGAAAGCGATGATAATGAATACGTTGTGAGTGGTGTAATTTTAGAAGTAAAAGAAAACGAACATATTCTTCTTGAAGTAAGAAGTGCGTTTCACCCAGGTGAGACACTAGAGATCATGCCTTTCAAAGGGAGAGTGATTTCTCATACCGTCAATACTGTTAAGACGATTGCTGACGTTGACGTTCCAAAGTCAAAACCAGGAAGCGTGGTAAAGGTTCCTTACGTTGCTGGTGCTGAGCAATTCAACATCATCAGAAAACGAGTGATGATGGAGGCACAAGTATGA
- a CDS encoding U32 family peptidase, protein MKFITYADTLSQLVTLNDLVVAKNFDKNNLEVIVGTSALSRYSEASVETLLEMIAVNQKFQLPLVLEWDVLAQETLFQKNAELIARLPLHEFKAIRVQDPGALNLVKEKYSWLKVQLILENGNHNYAGLTRWSEFLGEQLDRLVLSNELSREHLRTYATELKSGLEVLVYGRILLFYSPRLLLSPLKKEEIEKNLVDKNIEAFGTSEESPHAGFPLIENRHGTFMFNVKDLYLLEHLDELKSLNLAAVRFDLRFDDSFKHLDQMMDLYLGSIAHESIPEIRANHSRPMIKGFYNINKTDVLFTKLKNKRIQRLDDNYIGEIVDVERDQQIALVVKSKTLGIKLGDELQLITPEGKTKTMGLKSLLDTSKVAMTSASTNEIVLLPYMSGVVAKTQVYLVSKDQA, encoded by the coding sequence ATGAAGTTTATTACTTATGCTGATACACTTTCTCAACTCGTCACTCTAAACGATTTAGTTGTTGCTAAAAACTTCGATAAAAATAATCTTGAAGTCATCGTTGGAACATCTGCACTTTCTCGCTACAGCGAAGCTAGTGTTGAAACTCTTCTCGAGATGATTGCAGTTAACCAAAAGTTCCAGTTACCATTGGTTCTAGAATGGGATGTGCTTGCTCAAGAAACTCTTTTCCAAAAGAACGCAGAGCTTATCGCTCGTTTACCTCTTCACGAATTTAAGGCCATCCGAGTTCAAGACCCTGGGGCACTTAATCTAGTAAAAGAAAAATACTCATGGCTTAAAGTTCAGTTGATTCTAGAAAACGGAAATCACAACTATGCGGGTCTTACTCGTTGGAGTGAATTCTTAGGTGAACAGTTAGACCGCTTAGTTTTATCAAACGAGCTTTCTCGCGAACACCTTCGTACATACGCAACAGAATTAAAAAGTGGACTAGAAGTTCTAGTCTACGGACGTATCCTTCTTTTCTATTCTCCAAGACTACTTTTATCTCCACTTAAAAAAGAAGAGATCGAAAAAAATCTTGTCGATAAAAACATCGAGGCCTTCGGTACAAGCGAAGAGAGCCCACACGCTGGTTTCCCTTTAATTGAAAATCGTCACGGCACTTTTATGTTCAACGTAAAAGACTTGTACCTGCTTGAACATTTAGATGAATTAAAATCATTAAATCTTGCGGCCGTAAGATTCGATTTACGTTTCGACGATAGCTTTAAGCACTTAGACCAAATGATGGATCTATACCTTGGATCAATTGCTCATGAAAGCATTCCAGAGATCAGAGCAAATCACTCACGTCCGATGATTAAAGGTTTTTACAATATCAATAAAACTGATGTTCTTTTTACAAAACTAAAAAATAAAAGAATCCAAAGACTAGACGACAACTATATTGGTGAGATCGTCGACGTTGAAAGAGACCAGCAGATCGCTTTAGTTGTTAAATCTAAAACTTTAGGCATCAAGCTTGGAGATGAGCTTCAACTGATCACTCCAGAAGGGAAAACAAAAACGATGGGACTTAAGTCTCTGTTAGATACAAGCAAAGTCGCAATGACATCTGCTTCAACTAACGAA